Genomic segment of Chionomys nivalis chromosome 17, mChiNiv1.1, whole genome shotgun sequence:
CAAATGGTTGACTCCAGTAGATAGACAAATACAGATTCATCTAGGGACCCCTCCACAGCTGTCTCACAGGCCAGGCTTCCTTGACTCCTAGTGAAGTCCACAGGATACCCACCTTGGTTTGGTACAGTAGCTCAGCCTCTACCTTGTCCTTCTGGGCAATCTCTTCAAACTGGGCACGGATCCCAGAAATGATGCTACGCAAGTCCAGGCTGTGGTTGTTGTCCATGGAGAGGACCATAGATGTGCCATTGGCATGGTCCTGGAACTGGGATAAGTCCTGCCAACACAGAAGGGGCTCATTCACTTTCGGGGCCACGACAACTGCCTCCTAACAACAATCCCATTCCCTGACCCTTAGCTCAGAATACATGGGTAGCCCAGCCTGCCCCAGACGTTCGGAGAGTCGCATGTCTGCAGTCCACCCTGCTGAGGTGCTACAAAGGGCTTCACCTCTAGGCTCATCCACATTCTCCCGGGCCGTGCACCAAAAGTACCAGGTTCACATCTGAAAGCatcacccctccctctctcctgcatCCTCACCTCAAagagatccctcagaaagttgATTTCTTTTATCAGAGTTTCCACATTGGCCTGAAGCTTCATCTCGGTCATGTGGGCAGATTCCACATTCTGAAAAAAACAGGAACACAAAGGCCTTATTACTCCCAAAACTGAGATTGCAACAATTGGGCTTGGAGAGGGTGGGAGACCTGGCTATGCCAACACAGAAGGTTCTCATTCAAACGCGGGCTCCACATAAAGGGTGCCTCCTATCTCACAGGAATGGGATGAGGACAGTCAAGAGTTCAGGACCAGTGGACTGATTCCTAAAGGCCTTCAGAAGAAGCTCCTGgctgctgtctcctcctgtgATTTGAGCCTGACAGGACAGCAGTGGACCTTGCCTTCCAGCTGGGACCCTGTGTGACATACCTCAGGAAGTGCTCGGTCATCCCTACCTTCTTCAGAGCCGCAGAGTCATTCTCAGcagcttttcttttattgatttcatcctTGTATCTGTGAATATAAAAGTGGACTTGCtgggtttatttttttgagatggttttgttttgtttggggggtaTACATATTCTAATACATGGGGGAAGCCACAGCacgcatggaggtcagaggacagccttgaccCATCTTTGCTCTATACCTTGTATACCTTGACCCTCTATGCCTTGTATGACACAGGCTCTCTTTTGGTTTGCAGTTGTGTATCCCAGGTAAGCTGACCCATGAGTTTCCAGgggtccacctgtctccacctcccaagtcacCACAGATCACTGGTATTATAGACACATGTCACTGGCTTTTACGTGACTTTTGGGGATCCAAGCTCAAGCCTTCATGTTGGCATGGCAAGTGTTTTACTGgcagagccatctcctcagcccctggacTTAGTTTTAAGGTAGTCATAAACACCGCCGCTCTCTGTCCCCACCAGCCTGACCTTTCAGGTGAGGGCCTCCTCTTTACTGCCTCTGAGTTAGTGAGGGGGCCCAGTCACAAAAGTCTGCCCAGAAAAACTGTCCTGGTTTTAGCACTGAAAGTTCTGCATTCCAGGAAAGCCTCCATTCCAAACCTCCAGGTCTACAAATTGCCATCCCTCGAGCTGCCTCAGAATCTTTCACATCCTAGAACCAGGAGCTTCCTCAACCTGGCTCGTGAGAAAATGCTTCCTCTCAAATAAGCCTATCTCTCTTGCAACAAGTTCTCTGTCTAGACTCTGTctatgcttggagaaagaaggtgcCGGCGACCtcatgaccaccaccaccaccccctccgCCCCTGCACATGAAAGGAAGACATTGCTGCACAGCAGTCGGAAAGAACTTGGGCAGCACCAAGACTCTGGGAGGGGTGGCCTTTGCTATCTTCTTGCTCCACTTGTCACTCACTTCCTTGTGTAGTCTGCCACTGTGCCCTGCATATTCCGCAGCTCTACATCCAGGCGGCCTCTGTCCAAAGTGATGTCATCCAAGTCGCCTTGCAGAGAGTTGATGAATCTCTCCAAGCGAGAGACAAGGCTGTCGGTACTTGGGACGGAACTGGGGCCCTGCTGCTGGAGCAGCTTCCATATGGCCTCCAGGGTCTTGTTCTGTCGTTCCACAAAACGTGCCTACAGGACAGTGGGCAGCAATGTTAGGCAGCGCTGCAGAGCCATGGAGGCCTTCATTACTTAGTGCAGGTAGATCTGTTCATTTTCTAGGTCGGCCTGCTCGAAGGCAGATGTGAAGCTGGGCTCTTCCTATAGCTGCACAAACTGTGGCCAGGCAGGTCATCAGTCAGGGCACTGAGTAAAACACAGTTTGAAAAATCACAGAGGAAGAGTCCCCACACACAAGATAAGGACATGTAAAGAGAATCCCTTGATTTTCTGGGAACTTTAACATGATCCTGACTCCCCAAAATACAGTGCACTCTACAAAACCACTCTGCAGcagtgtttttatcacagaaTCCAGGGCCACTGCAGCCCTCCAGGCTACAAGTCACTAAGAACGTCCCCTAGTTGACATGTCTATCAGCACAATGTCACTTCTCTTCAGCTTAGAGGGGAAATGGCCCCAAGTAAGCTATGCCAGTCTAGAGTGAGCCACAAAGTGGGTCACAACCTTCTATGCTAGGTTGAGTCGAGGTGCACCGACTTCCCGCAGCCTCCCGAGACTAGGGTTCAGCTTAGAACTCTCTAAATCTTCCTAGACATCAGACACTTGGCGGGCACAGCAATTCGGAGAGAAAGGACATTATGAAAACCCTCAAAGGGTGGCTTAAATTCCCAGTGCTTTGGTTCCAGGTCAGAGCCTTCTTGGCCAGTGATGCTCTAGACTTGGGTTCTGCAGACCCAGACCTACACAAGGCTCCAGGTGGGAGACTTGAGCAGAGGTTCAGACAAGCAGCACCGGGTGTTGTTTGGGTCTTACCACACCTGTGCACATCCTACCTGACTAAAGCAGCGAGGGTGTCAGTCCTGAATATCTTCCCAGACCCTACGGCTCTGCCTAGGCCCTCACCCTCGAGCCCGGTCCATGCAGACACATTTAAACCGTGCCTGAATAACAATCTCAAAGTCTCTAGGAATGGGAGTCAGAATTGCATTAAGCTTCTCATTGAGGGCCTTGATGAGTTCATACTCTTTGACCTTCATTTCCACAGTCTGGGTGTCAGTCTCCACATTGAGGGGCTGCAGGAGGCTCTTGTTGATGGTCACTTCCTAGATTATCCCAGGGCCAAAGATTCTAGGTCTACCAAAAACACTAGCCAGTCCAAAGTCACCAGTTCTCCCAatgccacctcccatttctctgccACCACCAAAGCCATCCCCAGAGCCAGTGTCATAGCTTCCCAGAAGGCCACCAAAGCTACCAGTCTGAGAGCCACCAGCTGCCACACTGATAGAGGCTCTCCTGCTACTACCCAGGCCGAATAACATTCTGGTCCCAAAAGCAGATCCTCCACTCCGAATCCCATAAGCCTTTACACTGGCTGCCCCAGAGCGAGCTATATAGTTCTTCCTGGCGCTGCCGAATTCCACAGCTGACCAGCTGGAGAAGCCCTGGCTCCCAACATAAGGTGTCTTATAGCCTTGATCATGGTGAGGAAGCTGGTGACAGAAAAATGAGCAGAGCAATCAGGGACACTAAGATTGGGCAGAAGAGAGCAGAGGAATAAAGGTCTAGGGAGAGTGAGTCCCTTTATATGCATCTGACCCAGAGGCAGGGCTCAAGGAAGGGACAGATAATTCATCCCAAAAGCTTGTGTTCTCAGCCACAAAGCACACCTTGAAGCTAAGGGAATGTCCAAGTAGCAGGCTTTCCTGGCAGGGCTCCACCCCCATGCACAGATAATTCATCCCAAAAGCTTGTGTTCCCAGCCGCAAAGCAGCCTTGAAGCTAAGTGAATGTCATGTACAGCCCTTCTCAGTTTAACAACACAGGGGTTAAGGGGCCTCTGAGCTGGGACCAGGGAATCTGCTTTGGTCTGTCTACCCACCAGAGCAGAGTTCGGCTCGGggaaggtgaagccaaagaataATGGGTGCTCCTGCCCCAGAGTAAGGAAGGTGGTAGAGCCCACTCTGTCCTGGAGACTGGGATCCATAAATAGTGACACTGTTTATGCCAGTTAGGACGTGATTGCTATGTGTGCACCGTGTGCCTGGCTTTGTGCTGAATTTGGAGACAAAATACTAACCCTGTCACTTCTCTTTCCTAAAGTCAAAGTGGAGAACCAGCATCATCTATCTGATCCCGGCTCTCCCCCCTCCCAGCCTCAgtgcaggaggcaggagctgtgtgGCTTGTAACCATCTTCTAAGGACAAAAACTTGGAAGTTCACAGATCTCTGCATTGTTTAGACCTTGGTGAAACTCAACACTCcaaatatgtgtttgttttacaTACTTCTCAAATTACAGACACCACTCAGGGTTTTTCTAAGCTTCCTATCTTGTTCCTTGTGTTATGTAATTCTCCTGGTGTCAATAAAAGTCCCAGAATCAAGAAATATCAAAttaattcaacaacaacaataaaaaaaaaaatcagggccaAAACCTAAGAAAACCCTGCTTGTGTAAGCTCATGCATCAGTAGAGAACAGACAGTAGACAAAGACAAATGACACATCCACCAGGGAGTAACGATGCTATGGCAGGGCAAGGCATGCTAGCACCCTTTAGAGGCCACAACAAGAGGGtcatgagttctaggtcagtagGGGTTACATAGAAATACCTTGTCTAAaggaaggtggaagaggaggacaaggagagggaagatgaggagaaggaagatcagtgagaggaagaggatgacagggaaaggagaaggagaaagaaaaagaagaggaagaagcagaagcagaagaaagaagaagaagaagaagaagaagaagaagaagaagaagaagaagaagaagaagaagaagaagaagaagaagaagaagaagaaga
This window contains:
- the LOC130888446 gene encoding LOW QUALITY PROTEIN: keratin, type II cytoskeletal 3-like (The sequence of the model RefSeq protein was modified relative to this genomic sequence to represent the inferred CDS: inserted 1 base in 1 codon), translating into MGVEPCQESLLLGHSLSFKLPHHDQGYKTPYVGSQGFSSWSAVEFGSARKNYIARSGAASEVTINKSLLQPLNVETDTQTVEMKVKEYELIKALNEKLNAILTPIPRDFEIVIQARFKCVCMDRARGQARFVERQNKTLEAIWKLLQQQGPSSVPSTDSLVSRLERFINSLQGDLDDITLDRGRLDVELRNMQGTVADYTRKYKDEINKRKAAENDSAALKKNVESAHMTEMKLQANVETLIKEINFLRDLFEADLSQFQDHANGTSMVLSMDNNHSLDLRSIISGIRAQFEEIAQKDKVEAELLYQTKLGELQSTAGRRQEALRSINDQMADFSKIIQRLRXEVENAKKQNEKLVTSITETEQHGETALRDANIKLQDSQVALKKGKDDLVRLRRDYQELLDVTITLDTEIANYRQLLKGAEYRMSGEYQSAVSICE